In Coleofasciculus chthonoplastes PCC 7420, the following proteins share a genomic window:
- a CDS encoding hemolysin family protein: MIALPIPIYLLSTSDIGPLLGNVWLDIAVLIVMFVLSGMFSGSETAITALDNLKLRALIKDQGDPSGIFRLVLEKRSRFITTLLVGNNLVNNFSAILTSNLFALWLGNAGLGIATAIVTFIVLIFGEITPKSLAINNVLPVFQAVVRPIYWLSRFLSFFGIISFLETIAQAAIRFFQGGIVQEGESVRDLKLMIEVLGGKGILDLDKHQLLSKALMLDNLSARDVVKPRIEMRTISHEETLQNLVNFCLETGYSRIPVQEESKDEIVGIVHLKKALQYLRVAQPEEGDISVTAAMDPPIYVPETNRVANLLKDMLRQRFHIAIIVDEYGGTVGLVTLEDILEELVGEIYDESDRLVPNRSRT, translated from the coding sequence ATGATCGCCTTACCAATCCCGATTTATCTACTTTCGACGTCAGACATCGGTCCTCTTTTGGGCAATGTTTGGCTTGATATTGCCGTATTGATTGTGATGTTCGTGCTGTCGGGTATGTTTTCGGGTTCAGAGACAGCAATCACGGCATTAGATAATCTTAAACTGAGAGCGTTGATTAAAGACCAAGGTGATCCCAGTGGTATCTTTCGCCTGGTTTTGGAGAAGCGATCGCGCTTTATTACGACGCTGCTGGTGGGAAATAATTTAGTCAATAATTTTTCAGCAATTCTCACCAGTAATCTGTTTGCCTTGTGGCTGGGAAATGCTGGCTTAGGAATCGCTACAGCTATTGTCACGTTTATTGTCTTAATTTTTGGCGAAATTACCCCCAAATCTTTGGCAATTAATAATGTCTTGCCTGTGTTTCAGGCTGTGGTTCGCCCGATCTATTGGCTCTCGCGATTTTTATCCTTTTTTGGCATTATTTCTTTTTTGGAAACCATTGCCCAGGCAGCGATTCGCTTTTTTCAGGGGGGGATTGTCCAAGAGGGCGAATCGGTACGGGATCTGAAGTTAATGATTGAGGTGTTAGGGGGGAAAGGCATTCTTGATTTGGATAAGCATCAATTGTTGAGTAAAGCATTGATGTTAGATAATTTAAGCGCTCGTGATGTGGTGAAACCTCGAATTGAAATGCGGACAATTTCCCACGAGGAAACCTTGCAAAATTTAGTTAATTTTTGTTTAGAAACTGGATATTCTCGGATTCCGGTTCAGGAAGAATCCAAAGATGAAATTGTCGGCATCGTTCACCTGAAGAAAGCGCTTCAGTATTTAAGAGTCGCCCAACCAGAAGAAGGGGATATTTCAGTAACGGCGGCGATGGACCCACCGATTTATGTGCCAGAAACCAATCGAGTAGCGAATTTACTCAAGGATATGTTACGACAGCGTTTTCATATTGCCATCATCGTGGATGAATACGGCGGTACGGTGGGATTGGTGACATTAG
- a CDS encoding SGNH/GDSL hydrolase family protein codes for MSIKGEDWVKALLIILGVLLGLVVIVEIGLRLFFGLGKPPIYIADEQIGYLLAPNQKTTRMGNRIAINAYSMRSDAITAERSPSTLRVLLLGDSIVNGGWWTDQDETLSAQLATQLTPFKSQNAFEQIEVLNASANSWGPRNELAYLQKFGTFNAQAVVLVINTDDLFATAPTPIPVGRDRNYPSHRPPLALIEAMNRFLPYESPPEMAAVRAEKGDRVGFNLDAIGHAYRLSQEAGAEFLLVMTPLLREIGEPGPRDYEIKARNRLKGFTEDQQIPYIDGLPLFNNAPTPETWYRDHIHLSPQGNQQVSEVIARSLERHLSIVKTTDK; via the coding sequence TTGTCCATCAAAGGAGAGGATTGGGTGAAAGCGTTATTAATCATTCTCGGAGTCTTGCTGGGATTGGTGGTGATCGTAGAAATTGGCTTGCGTTTATTCTTTGGCTTGGGGAAACCGCCAATTTATATAGCCGATGAGCAAATTGGCTATTTATTAGCCCCCAACCAAAAAACGACTCGCATGGGTAATCGGATTGCCATTAACGCCTATTCCATGCGGAGTGATGCGATTACAGCCGAGCGATCGCCCTCTACGCTGCGGGTTTTACTACTAGGTGATTCTATCGTGAATGGCGGCTGGTGGACCGACCAAGACGAAACCCTTTCAGCGCAGCTTGCCACTCAATTGACACCGTTCAAGTCCCAGAATGCGTTTGAGCAAATCGAAGTTCTCAACGCCTCCGCCAACTCCTGGGGACCTCGGAATGAATTGGCATATCTGCAAAAGTTTGGCACGTTCAACGCCCAAGCTGTCGTCTTGGTGATTAATACCGATGATCTCTTTGCCACAGCCCCCACCCCGATCCCCGTGGGACGCGATCGCAATTACCCCAGTCATCGACCCCCGTTAGCCCTGATTGAGGCAATGAACCGTTTTTTGCCCTACGAATCTCCCCCCGAAATGGCGGCTGTCCGGGCGGAAAAAGGCGATCGCGTGGGGTTTAACTTAGATGCCATTGGTCACGCTTACAGGCTCTCTCAGGAGGCAGGGGCGGAGTTTCTGCTAGTCATGACCCCCCTATTACGAGAAATTGGCGAACCCGGACCCCGTGATTATGAAATCAAAGCCCGAAATCGCCTGAAAGGGTTTACCGAAGACCAGCAAATTCCCTATATCGACGGTTTACCCCTGTTCAACAACGCGCCAACCCCGGAAACCTGGTATCGGGATCACATCCATTTAAGTCCCCAGGGTAATCAGCAGGTGAGTGAAGTAATTGCGCGATCGCTTGAGCGTCATTTGTCAATAGTCAAAACCACAGACAAATGA
- a CDS encoding Gfo/Idh/MocA family protein has product MYQRHLDTHVQRSLPQPIRIGVIGVGNMGQHHARVLSLLKDVEMVGVSDINVERGLDTASKYRVRFFEDYRDLLPYVDAVCIAVPTRLHYEVGMTCLRSGVHALIEKPIAASIAEAESLVNAAAEYQCILQVGHIERFNPAFQELSKVLKTEKLLALEAHRMSPYSHRANDVSVVLDLMIHDIDLLMELADAPVIQLTASGSHASESGYLDYVTANLVFANGIVATLTSSKVTHRKIRRIAAHCKNSLTEADFLNNEILIHRQTTANCQTDYGQVLYRQDGLIEKVYTSNIEPLYAELEHFVNCVRGGNQPSVGGEQALKALRLASLVEQMALDGQVWHHLDRETHEFKSPMIAVS; this is encoded by the coding sequence ATGTATCAAAGACATCTGGATACTCATGTCCAACGTAGCCTGCCGCAGCCAATCCGAATTGGCGTGATTGGCGTTGGTAACATGGGACAGCATCATGCCCGCGTTTTGAGTCTTTTGAAAGACGTGGAAATGGTAGGCGTATCAGACATTAACGTAGAACGGGGTTTGGACACGGCAAGTAAATACCGTGTCCGCTTCTTTGAGGATTATCGCGATTTACTCCCTTATGTGGATGCGGTTTGTATTGCCGTACCCACCCGACTACATTATGAAGTGGGAATGACCTGTTTGCGATCAGGGGTTCATGCCTTAATCGAAAAACCCATTGCTGCCAGTATCGCTGAGGCAGAATCCCTAGTCAACGCTGCTGCTGAGTATCAATGTATTCTGCAAGTGGGTCACATTGAACGGTTTAATCCCGCCTTTCAAGAACTCAGCAAAGTCCTGAAGACGGAGAAATTGCTGGCACTAGAGGCGCATCGCATGAGTCCCTATTCCCACAGAGCCAATGATGTATCTGTGGTTCTGGATTTAATGATCCACGATATTGACCTGCTGATGGAATTAGCGGATGCGCCCGTGATCCAATTGACGGCTAGTGGTAGCCATGCCTCGGAGTCGGGGTATTTAGATTATGTCACGGCTAATTTAGTCTTTGCCAATGGCATTGTGGCAACGCTTACTTCAAGTAAAGTGACCCATCGTAAAATCCGTCGCATTGCTGCCCATTGTAAAAATTCCCTCACAGAAGCCGATTTTCTCAATAACGAAATTCTGATTCATCGGCAGACAACGGCAAATTGCCAGACGGATTATGGTCAGGTTCTCTATCGCCAGGATGGGTTAATTGAAAAGGTTTACACCAGTAATATCGAACCGCTTTACGCCGAGTTAGAACATTTTGTCAACTGCGTGCGGGGTGGCAATCAACCCTCTGTCGGCGGTGAACAGGCGCTGAAAGCCCTGCGTTTAGCCAGTTTGGTTGAACAGATGGCTTTGGATGGTCAAGTTTGGCATCATTTAGACCGAGAGACTCATGAATTCAAGTCTCCAATGATTGCGGTGTCTTAA
- the queC gene encoding 7-cyano-7-deazaguanine synthase QueC, with product MTGVKMSKAVVLLSGGLDSSTVLYQAKAEGYECYAISFDYQQRHQRELESAIAIAKGAGVKYHQVVRFDLSQWGGSALTDDTLDLPQTRSLQQMSQSIPITYVPARNTIFLSFGLSYAEAIGATALYLGVNALDYSGYPDCRPDYIQAMQEVFRLGTKQGREGEPIQIITPLIQLKKTEIIELGNKLGVPWHETWSCYAGDEVACGVCDSCRLRLAAFAELGLNDPLSYKPL from the coding sequence ATGACGGGGGTAAAGATGTCGAAAGCTGTAGTTTTATTGTCCGGTGGATTGGATTCGTCTACAGTTCTCTATCAAGCTAAGGCAGAGGGCTATGAGTGTTATGCGATATCCTTTGATTATCAACAGCGACATCAACGGGAACTCGAATCCGCGATCGCAATTGCTAAAGGTGCAGGTGTCAAATACCATCAGGTGGTACGCTTTGACTTAAGCCAGTGGGGAGGTTCAGCCTTAACGGATGATACCCTTGATTTGCCCCAGACGCGATCGCTCCAGCAGATGTCCCAGAGTATTCCCATTACTTACGTCCCCGCACGTAATACCATTTTTCTCAGTTTTGGGCTATCCTACGCAGAAGCGATCGGGGCTACTGCCCTCTATCTGGGTGTTAATGCGTTAGATTATTCCGGTTACCCCGATTGCCGTCCTGATTATATCCAAGCCATGCAGGAAGTCTTTCGCCTAGGCACAAAACAGGGGCGCGAGGGAGAACCGATTCAAATTATCACCCCGCTAATTCAGCTAAAAAAAACAGAAATTATCGAGTTAGGCAATAAACTGGGAGTGCCTTGGCACGAAACTTGGTCTTGCTATGCTGGGGATGAGGTGGCTTGTGGTGTCTGTGATTCTTGTCGCTTACGGCTTGCTGCTTTTGCTGAACTCGGACTAAATGATCCCTTGTCTTATAAACCGTTGTGA
- a CDS encoding extracellular solute-binding protein, whose product MKTKQIVKRLGQFIRRLNSRSIWVFVAVIQVLLLVLIYVSWPPTNLTLFVPADEASAWQSLITDFHQQYPKIRINLRTRTNLAGDITYRLKEDFVRECQAGNSLYDLVYTDIIWMPEFAAKGCLVNLYEWTAKDTLINEGFLPSAIDAGEYKGKLYRMPLRSDIGLLYYRKNLLGNTQPPATLQQLTALAKNWKNQGNSQGVYLWQGWRYEGLVATFVEVLESYSGFWIKPESLEVGLDQPAAEQAVQFLLNTIRDNISSPEVILYSEQESLETFNQDQNTIFLRQWPYVWNQFTDPANIGVQVLNLSSNSTNNSLRPSACNGSWGLGIAKNSKHQDKAWKAIQYFTSQAAQKKLILEKGYLPSREALFDDPEITAKYPYLPSLKEAVKNSILRPPLPQYDQASFILQKYLSKLITRTALAQRVDNNEITRLMQEAADETRQLLKLDPIAVQR is encoded by the coding sequence ATGAAAACTAAGCAGATTGTGAAAAGACTGGGGCAATTTATCCGACGACTTAATTCCCGTTCCATCTGGGTATTCGTTGCCGTTATCCAAGTTTTACTCTTAGTCCTCATCTATGTCTCCTGGCCCCCCACGAATTTAACCTTATTTGTTCCGGCGGATGAAGCCTCGGCTTGGCAGTCGTTAATCACGGATTTTCACCAACAATATCCCAAAATTCGGATTAATTTGAGAACGAGAACTAACCTAGCAGGTGACATAACCTATCGGCTGAAGGAGGATTTTGTTCGCGAGTGTCAAGCGGGAAATTCACTTTATGATTTAGTCTATACAGATATTATCTGGATGCCGGAGTTTGCTGCCAAGGGGTGTCTGGTTAATCTATATGAATGGACGGCTAAAGATACCCTCATAAACGAAGGATTTTTACCAAGTGCGATTGATGCAGGAGAATATAAGGGTAAGCTCTATCGGATGCCTTTGCGTTCAGATATTGGTCTCCTCTACTACCGCAAAAATTTACTGGGGAATACTCAGCCACCTGCCACCTTACAACAATTGACAGCCCTTGCTAAAAACTGGAAAAATCAAGGGAACTCTCAAGGCGTTTATTTATGGCAGGGATGGCGGTATGAAGGATTGGTGGCTACCTTTGTCGAGGTATTAGAAAGCTATAGCGGATTCTGGATTAAGCCGGAAAGTTTAGAGGTGGGATTGGATCAACCTGCGGCTGAACAAGCTGTCCAGTTTTTACTCAATACCATTCGAGATAATATTTCGTCGCCAGAAGTTATCTTATACAGCGAACAGGAATCATTGGAAACATTTAACCAAGATCAGAATACGATATTCCTGCGCCAGTGGCCCTATGTATGGAACCAATTTACTGATCCCGCTAATATCGGCGTACAAGTCTTGAATCTTTCAAGCAATTCAACTAATAATAGTTTACGCCCAAGTGCCTGTAATGGGAGTTGGGGTTTAGGCATAGCGAAGAATTCAAAACATCAAGATAAAGCCTGGAAAGCGATTCAATATTTTACCAGTCAAGCGGCTCAGAAAAAGTTGATTTTAGAGAAAGGATATTTACCCAGTCGAGAAGCGTTATTTGATGACCCAGAAATTACCGCTAAATATCCCTATTTACCGTCCTTGAAAGAGGCAGTCAAAAATTCAATATTGCGTCCTCCCCTTCCTCAGTATGATCAAGCCTCTTTTATCTTACAGAAATATCTGAGTAAATTAATTACCAGAACCGCCCTTGCTCAACGAGTTGATAATAATGAGATAACCAGGTTGATGCAGGAAGCCGCCGATGAAACGCGCCAACTGTTAAAGTTAGATCCGATCGCGGTTCAACGTTGA
- a CDS encoding Lin0512 family protein: protein MTRKRLIIEMGMGVDQHGQEPTVAASRAVRNAIAHNALPGVWEVAGLSDPNQMIVEVQVAVPYPDQVRQEEVLAVLPFGQKSLTIKSGGMVVQGRAIPELNDKNDEMLIAVAAVTVFVETE, encoded by the coding sequence ATGACTCGCAAACGCTTAATTATTGAAATGGGTATGGGGGTAGACCAACATGGACAAGAACCCACTGTAGCTGCATCTAGGGCTGTGCGGAATGCGATCGCGCATAACGCTTTACCCGGTGTCTGGGAAGTTGCGGGTTTGAGCGATCCCAATCAAATGATTGTAGAGGTGCAAGTCGCCGTACCTTATCCGGATCAAGTGCGACAGGAAGAGGTTCTCGCCGTGTTACCCTTTGGGCAAAAATCACTCACCATAAAATCCGGGGGAATGGTGGTTCAAGGTCGAGCCATTCCTGAACTCAATGATAAAAATGACGAAATGCTAATTGCTGTTGCCGCCGTTACCGTTTTCGTGGAAACTGAATAG